The following coding sequences lie in one Acropora palmata chromosome 3, jaAcrPala1.3, whole genome shotgun sequence genomic window:
- the LOC141877921 gene encoding solute carrier family 15 member 4-like, whose translation MAAAANEEENERSLLLSHKNSCQNRPVSIVCNITSPTRNTQHLTRRGNRNFATLLILLTELCERLAFYGLTANLVLLCKDKLGLPPPWPSTIVLVFVGTCYLTTLLGGWLADTHLGRYNTIFGSSLLYIVGAVLMLPVSYEDISYSETARRLFFAVALTILAFATGGIKSNVAPFGADQIQQEGPRAVQTFFNWFYFFINLGSLLAFTVVVWVQQQYSYFYGYVITASAVALTAIIFVAGRNMYKYSPPAADSELTRAAKIIYEAITIPRMPSISTWLDKAKSKNGGTFTETEVEDVKSLLRVIPVFLLFVVYWAVYSQMSTTFLIQGTYMRLKFSSFSVPSASLSLFDIIAVLAIIPFMDYIVYPLLQRCGISFTPLRRIGVGFLMAAAAMMVAGFVEIKRRGLWEEGHVFNQLVNGEKRAASDLNIFWQIPQYFFIGTSEVLASITGLEFAYSQSPENLKGVVMGSFLVTSAFGNYLTSLLVVIVRSASNSKWYPSNDLNNGKLEYFFFLLAGITIVTFAIFTFVASRYTYKKQPIRTEDGEDPQLTDSND comes from the exons ATGGCTGCAGCTGCTAATgaagaggaaaatgaaagGTCGTTACTACTCTCACACAAAAATTCCTGTCAGAATCGACCTGTAAGCATAGTATGCAACATCACTTCACCCACCAGGAATACTCAGCATTTAACCAGGCGTGGCAACAGGAACTTTGCCACATTATTGATTCTTCTTACAGAGTTATGTGAGCGTTTGGCATTCTACGGACTGACTGCGAATTTAGTACTTCTTTGCAAGGACAAGTTAGGACTTCCCCCGCCATGGCCCTCGACAATTGTCCTGGTATTTGTTG GAACCTGTTACCTAACTACCTTACTTGGAGGGTGGCTCGCTGACACGCACTTGGGAAGATACAATACTATATTCGGCAGCTCATTATTGTACATCGTTGGAGCTGTCTTAATGTTACCTGTATCCTATGAAGATATCAGCTATAGCGAGACAGCAAGGCGGCTTTTCTTTGCAGTAGCTCTTACAATTCTTGCATTTGCAACTGGTGGAATCAAATCCAATGTGGCGCCATTTGGAGCAGATCAAATTCAACAGGAAGGACCTAGAGCTGTTCagacatttttcaactggttttattttttcatcaaccTTGGATCGTTACTAGCTTTTACAGTTGTTGTATGGGTACAACAACAGTACAGTTATTTTTATGGCTACGTTATCACTGCTTCAGCGGTTGCCTTAACTGCTATAATCTTTGTTGCCGGTCGTAATATGTACAAATACAGCCCACCCGCCGCTGATAGTGAGCTAACTAGAGCTGCTAAGATAATCTACGAAGCAATCACGATTCCCCGCATGCCAAGTATATCAACATGGTTGGACAAAGCAAAGAGCAAAAATGGAGGAACATTCACTGAAACTGAAGTTGAAGACGTTAAATCATTGTTGAGAGTTATCCcagtgtttcttttgtttgttgtatATTGGGCCGTATACTCACAG ATGTCGACGACATTTCTCATCCAAGGTACATACATGAGACTAAAGTTCTCGAGCTTCAGTGTTCCTTCTGCGTCCCTGTCGCTATTTGACATCATCGCTGTCCTTGCAATCATTCCATTCATGGATTACATAGTGTATCCTCTTCTTCAACGATGTGGGATCAGCTTTACTCCTCTGCGCAGGATCGGGGTGGGATTTTTGATGGCTGCGGCAGCTATGATGGTGGCAGGTTTTGTTGAGATCAAGCGCAGAGGCCTGTGGGAAGAGGGTCACGTGTTCAACcaacttgtcaatggggaaaaAAGGGCGGCGTCGGATCTCAACATTTTTTGGCAGATTCCACAGTATTTCTTCATAGGAACCAGCGAGGTTCTTGCCAGTATCACAG GTCTAGAGTTCGCATATTCTCAATCTCCAGAAAACCTGAAGGGTGTTGTGATGGGCTCTTTCTTGGTCACTTCCGCGTTTGGAAACTACCTAACAAGCCTGCTTGTTGTTATTGTTCGATCAGCGAGCAATAGCAAATGGTACCCTAGCAACGATCTCAACAACGGAAAACTTGAatacttcttttttcttttagctgGAATAACCATAGTTACTTTTGCTATCTTCACGTTCGTTGCATCTCGTTATACATATAAGAAACAGCCGATAAGAACTGAAGACGGTGAAGATCCACAGTTAACAGACTCTAACGATTAA